The following are from one region of the Anabas testudineus chromosome 2, fAnaTes1.2, whole genome shotgun sequence genome:
- the LOC113163461 gene encoding OX-2 membrane glycoprotein-like isoform X6: MTNSSVLYLLFMLGFFIKDVRLTSVVQTLQTVMAAVGEEAHFSCQLMDSKDVLQVTWQKVLPEGEKNMAKYNEHYGQSVNSDFRDKVKFKDVGLKNCSIVIRNITEQDEGCYLCLFNCYPDGALTGRTCLQLYELHEPILHVRESNSPEESVVSCSVTGRPAPTVTLTVSQQHLNLSHYHTVTVNNTDATVTVTTTAVLSGFHGDSIQVGCAVRVLSGPQKEVFVMIPEVKSTSADGSDEESESENRDFRLEHHQSKIRSCQKKDRGHLWSNRKLTSENGHLLRKPMNATI, translated from the exons ATGACAAACTCTTCAGTCCTATATCTTCTTTTTATGTTGGGATTTTTTATCAAAG ATGTTCGTCTAACATCTGTGGTCCAGACTCTTCAGACTGTGATGGCAGCTGTAGGAGAAGAGGCTCATTTCAGCTGTCAGCTCATGGACTCTAAAGACGTTCTTCAAGTCACATGGCAGAAAGTTTTACCTGAAGGCGAGAAAAACATGGCCAAATACAACGAACACTATGGTCAAAGTGTGAATTCAGACTTTAGAGATAAAGTGAAGTTTAAAGATGTTGGACTGAAGAACTGCTCCATAGTGATCAGAAATATAACAGAACAGGATGAAGgttgttatctgtgtttgtttaactgttacCCTGATGGTGCTCTAACAGGTAGAACCTGCCTCCAGCTCTATG agcTTCATGAGCCCATTCTACATGTCAGAGAATCCAACTCTCCTGAAGAGTCAGTTGTGTCCTGCTCAGTCACAGGTCGACCTGCTCCCACAGTAACACTGACTGTCTCACAACAACACCTCAACTTGTCTCACTACCACACGGTGACCGTCAACAACACCGACGCTACAGTCACCGTCACCACCACGGCGGTGCTGtctggtttccatggtgacagcATCCAGGTTGGATGTGCAGTGAGAGTCCTCTCTGGTCCTCAGAAAGAGGTGTTTGTGATGATTCCTGAGGTCAAATCGACGTCTGCTGATG gATCTGATGAAGAATCTGAGTCTGAAAACAGAGACTTCA gaCTCGAGCACCATCAGTCAAAGATTAGATCATGTCAgaagaaggacagaggacaccTCTGGTCAAACAGGAAACTGACCTCAGAAAACGGACACCTCCTGAGAAAACCCATGAACGCAACAATATAA
- the LOC113163461 gene encoding OX-2 membrane glycoprotein-like isoform X7, with the protein MTNSSVLYLLFMLGFFIKDVRLTSVVQTLQTVMAAVGEEAHFSCQLMDSKDVLQVTWQKVLPEGEKNMAKYNEHYGQSVNSDFRDKVKFKDVGLKNCSIVIRNITEQDEGCYLCLFNCYPDGALTGRTCLQLYELHEPILHVRESNSPEESVVSCSVTGRPAPTVTLTVSQQHLNLSHYHTVTVNNTDATVTVTTTAVLSGFHGDSIQVGCAVRVLSGPQKEVFVMIPEVKSTSADGSDEESESENRDFSWTLVVLSVVVICGFFSAVVTVLFILIYKNRTRAPSVKD; encoded by the exons ATGACAAACTCTTCAGTCCTATATCTTCTTTTTATGTTGGGATTTTTTATCAAAG ATGTTCGTCTAACATCTGTGGTCCAGACTCTTCAGACTGTGATGGCAGCTGTAGGAGAAGAGGCTCATTTCAGCTGTCAGCTCATGGACTCTAAAGACGTTCTTCAAGTCACATGGCAGAAAGTTTTACCTGAAGGCGAGAAAAACATGGCCAAATACAACGAACACTATGGTCAAAGTGTGAATTCAGACTTTAGAGATAAAGTGAAGTTTAAAGATGTTGGACTGAAGAACTGCTCCATAGTGATCAGAAATATAACAGAACAGGATGAAGgttgttatctgtgtttgtttaactgttacCCTGATGGTGCTCTAACAGGTAGAACCTGCCTCCAGCTCTATG agcTTCATGAGCCCATTCTACATGTCAGAGAATCCAACTCTCCTGAAGAGTCAGTTGTGTCCTGCTCAGTCACAGGTCGACCTGCTCCCACAGTAACACTGACTGTCTCACAACAACACCTCAACTTGTCTCACTACCACACGGTGACCGTCAACAACACCGACGCTACAGTCACCGTCACCACCACGGCGGTGCTGtctggtttccatggtgacagcATCCAGGTTGGATGTGCAGTGAGAGTCCTCTCTGGTCCTCAGAAAGAGGTGTTTGTGATGATTCCTGAGGTCAAATCGACGTCTGCTGATG gATCTGATGAAGAATCTGAGTCTGAAAACAGAGACTTCA GTTGGACATTAGTCGTTTTGTCTGTGGTTGTGATCTGtggttttttttctgcagttgtCACCGTCCTGTTTATTCTAATATATAAGAACAG gaCTCGAGCACCATCAGTCAAAGATTAG
- the LOC113163461 gene encoding OX-2 membrane glycoprotein-like isoform X8, whose protein sequence is MTNSSVLYLLFMLGFFIKDVRLTSVVQTLQTVMAAVGEEAHFSCQLMDSKDVLQVTWQKVLPEGEKNMAKYNEHYGQSVNSDFRDKVKFKDVGLKNCSIVIRNITEQDEGCYLCLFNCYPDGALTGRTCLQLYELHEPILHVRESNSPEESVVSCSVTGRPAPTVTLTVSQQHLNLSHYHTVTVNNTDATVTVTTTAVLSGFHGDSIQVGCAVRVLSGPQKEVFVMIPEVKSTSADGSDEESESENRDFIVTVLFILIYKNRTRAPSVKD, encoded by the exons ATGACAAACTCTTCAGTCCTATATCTTCTTTTTATGTTGGGATTTTTTATCAAAG ATGTTCGTCTAACATCTGTGGTCCAGACTCTTCAGACTGTGATGGCAGCTGTAGGAGAAGAGGCTCATTTCAGCTGTCAGCTCATGGACTCTAAAGACGTTCTTCAAGTCACATGGCAGAAAGTTTTACCTGAAGGCGAGAAAAACATGGCCAAATACAACGAACACTATGGTCAAAGTGTGAATTCAGACTTTAGAGATAAAGTGAAGTTTAAAGATGTTGGACTGAAGAACTGCTCCATAGTGATCAGAAATATAACAGAACAGGATGAAGgttgttatctgtgtttgtttaactgttacCCTGATGGTGCTCTAACAGGTAGAACCTGCCTCCAGCTCTATG agcTTCATGAGCCCATTCTACATGTCAGAGAATCCAACTCTCCTGAAGAGTCAGTTGTGTCCTGCTCAGTCACAGGTCGACCTGCTCCCACAGTAACACTGACTGTCTCACAACAACACCTCAACTTGTCTCACTACCACACGGTGACCGTCAACAACACCGACGCTACAGTCACCGTCACCACCACGGCGGTGCTGtctggtttccatggtgacagcATCCAGGTTGGATGTGCAGTGAGAGTCCTCTCTGGTCCTCAGAAAGAGGTGTTTGTGATGATTCCTGAGGTCAAATCGACGTCTGCTGATG gATCTGATGAAGAATCTGAGTCTGAAAACAGAGACTTCA ttgtCACCGTCCTGTTTATTCTAATATATAAGAACAG gaCTCGAGCACCATCAGTCAAAGATTAG
- the LOC113163465 gene encoding OX-2 membrane glycoprotein-like isoform X2: MSKVTVLFLLLMLGYFPKDVCLTSVVQTLQTVMAAVGEEAHFSCQLMDSKDVLQVTWQKILPEQDKNMVTYNKYFGQRVNSDFRDKVKFKDVGLKNCSIVMRNITEQDEGCYLCLFNCYPDGALTGRTCLQLYELHEPILHVRESNSPEESVVSCSVTGRPAPTVTLTVSPQHLNLSHYHTVTVNNTDATVTVNTTAVLSGFHGDSIQVGCAVRVLSGPQIEVFVMIPEVKATSADGNRSVLLTVFVIFGSSLVFIVLFIIRTRTTLNKQENIQVKAEEEQSTPLDMKGNDQTISEEGNRTPANSQDNNVRKRTPPQQEDSELESSRRTITSGNSYEE, encoded by the exons ATGTCCAAGGTCACAgtcctgtttctgcttcttatGTTGGGATATTTTCCAAAAG ATGTTTGTCTAACATCTGTGGTCCAGACTCTTCAGACTGTGATGGCAGCTGTAGGAGAAGAGGCTCATTTCAGCTGTCAGCTCATGGACTCTAAAGACGTTCTTCAAGTTACATGGCAGAAGATTTTACCTGAACAGGACAAGAACATGGTCACATACAACAAATACTTTGGTCAAAGAGTGAATTCAGACTTTAGAGATAAAGTGAAGTTTAAAGATGTTGGACTGAAGAACTGCTCCATAGTGATGAGAAATATAACAGAACAGGATGAAGgttgttatctgtgtttgtttaactgttacCCTGATGGTGCTCTAACAGGTAGAACCTGCCTCCAGCTCTATG agcTGCATGAGCCCATTCTACATGTCAGAGAATCCAACTCTCCTGAAGAGTCAGTTGTGTCCTGCTCAGTCACAGGTCGACCTGCTCCCACAGTAACACTGACTGTCTCACCACAACACCTCAACTTGTCTCACTACCACACGGTGACCGTCAACAACACCGACGCTACAGTCACCGTCAACACCACGGCTGTGCTGtctggtttccatggtgacagcATCCAGGTTGGATGTGCAGTGAGAGTCCTCTCTGGTCCTCAGATAGAGGTGTTTGTGATGATTCCTGAGGTCAAAGCGACGTCTGCTGATG GAAACAGATCAGTTTtactgactgtgtttgtgatcTTTGGTTCATCATTGGTCTTCATTGTTCTGTTTATCATAAG gaccagaacaactttaaacaagcaggaaaacattcaggtcaaagcagaagaagaacagagtaCACCGTTAGATATGAAGGGAAACGATCAGACCATCTCTGAAGAAGGAAACAGAACACCTGCAAACAGTCAGGACAACAACGTCAGAAAGCGGACACCTCCCCAGCAAGAAGACTCAGAGTTGGAGTCAAGCAGGAGAACAATCACATCAGGAAACTCCTATGaagaatga
- the LOC113163465 gene encoding uncharacterized protein LOC113163465 isoform X1 — MSKVTVLFLLLMLGYFPKDVCLTSVVQTLQTVMAAVGEEAHFSCQLMDSKDVLQVTWQKILPEQDKNMVTYNKYFGQRVNSDFRDKVKFKDVGLKNCSIVMRNITEQDEGCYLCLFNCYPDGALTGRTCLQLYELHEPILHVRESNSPEESVVSCSVTGRPAPTVTLTVSPQHLNLSHYHTVTVNNTDATVTVNTTAVLSGFHGDSIQVGCAVRVLSGPQIEVFVMIPEVKATSADGSDEEYESETRDLRNRSVLLTVFVIFGSSLVFIVLFIIRTRTTLNKQENIQVKAEEEQSTPLDMKGNDQTISEEGNRTPANSQDNNVRKRTPPQQEDSELESSRRTITSGNSYEE, encoded by the exons ATGTCCAAGGTCACAgtcctgtttctgcttcttatGTTGGGATATTTTCCAAAAG ATGTTTGTCTAACATCTGTGGTCCAGACTCTTCAGACTGTGATGGCAGCTGTAGGAGAAGAGGCTCATTTCAGCTGTCAGCTCATGGACTCTAAAGACGTTCTTCAAGTTACATGGCAGAAGATTTTACCTGAACAGGACAAGAACATGGTCACATACAACAAATACTTTGGTCAAAGAGTGAATTCAGACTTTAGAGATAAAGTGAAGTTTAAAGATGTTGGACTGAAGAACTGCTCCATAGTGATGAGAAATATAACAGAACAGGATGAAGgttgttatctgtgtttgtttaactgttacCCTGATGGTGCTCTAACAGGTAGAACCTGCCTCCAGCTCTATG agcTGCATGAGCCCATTCTACATGTCAGAGAATCCAACTCTCCTGAAGAGTCAGTTGTGTCCTGCTCAGTCACAGGTCGACCTGCTCCCACAGTAACACTGACTGTCTCACCACAACACCTCAACTTGTCTCACTACCACACGGTGACCGTCAACAACACCGACGCTACAGTCACCGTCAACACCACGGCTGTGCTGtctggtttccatggtgacagcATCCAGGTTGGATGTGCAGTGAGAGTCCTCTCTGGTCCTCAGATAGAGGTGTTTGTGATGATTCCTGAGGTCAAAGCGACGTCTGCTGATG gATCTGATGAAGAATATGAGTCTGAAACCAGAGACTTGA GAAACAGATCAGTTTtactgactgtgtttgtgatcTTTGGTTCATCATTGGTCTTCATTGTTCTGTTTATCATAAG gaccagaacaactttaaacaagcaggaaaacattcaggtcaaagcagaagaagaacagagtaCACCGTTAGATATGAAGGGAAACGATCAGACCATCTCTGAAGAAGGAAACAGAACACCTGCAAACAGTCAGGACAACAACGTCAGAAAGCGGACACCTCCCCAGCAAGAAGACTCAGAGTTGGAGTCAAGCAGGAGAACAATCACATCAGGAAACTCCTATGaagaatga
- the LOC113163466 gene encoding OX-2 membrane glycoprotein-like isoform X1, with product MCGHRVILLYSHIFVFGVFQTDVSLTSVVQTHRTVTAAVGEEAHFSCQLMDSKDVLQVTWQKILPDQDKNMASYNKYFGQRVNSDFRDKVKFKDVGLKNCSIVMRNITEQDEGCYLCLFNCYPDGVLTGRTCLQLYELHEPILHVRESNSPEESVVSCSVTGRPAPTVTLTVSQQHLNLSHYHTVTVNNTDATVTVNTTAVLSGFHGDSIQVGCAVRVLSGPQKEVFVMIPEVEATSADGSDEEYESENRDFTWTPYVLLAVALTCGCVSAVINKQQHKNFTCLRLLNRRRSSSDNGH from the exons ATGTGTGGCCATCGTGTGATTTTACTTTACAGTCACATCTTCGTGTTTGGAGTTTTTCAGACAG ATGTTTCTCTAACATCTGTGGTCCAGACTCATCGGACTGTGACGGCAGCTGTAGGAGAAGAGGCTCATTTCAGCTGTCAGCTCATGGACTCTAAAGATGTTCTTCAAGTCACATGGCAGAAAATTTTACCTGATCAGGACAAGAACATGGCTTCATACAATAAATACTTTGGTCAAAGAGTGAATTCAGACTTTAGAGATAAAGTGAAGTTTAAAGATGTTGGACTGAAGAACTGCTCCATAGTGATGAGAAATATAACAGAACAGGATGAAGgttgttatctgtgtttgtttaactgttacCCTGATGGGGTTCTAACAGGTAGAACCTGCCTCCAGCTCTATG agcTGCATGAGCCCATTCTACATGTCAGAGAATCCAACTCTCCTGAAGAGTCAGTTGTGTCCTGCTCAGTCACAGGTCGACCTGCTCCCACAGTAACACTGACTGTCTCACAACAACACCTCAACTTGTCTCACTACCACACGGTGACCGTCAACAACACCGACGCTACAGTCACCGTCAACACCACGGCTGTGCTGtctggtttccatggtgacagcATCCAGGTTGGATGTGCAGTGAGAGTCCTCTCTGGTCCTCAGAAAGAGGTGTTTGTGATGATTCCTGAGGTCGAAGCGACGTCTGCTGATG gATCTGATGAAGAATATGAGTCTGAAAACAGAGACTTCA catggACTCCATATGTTCTATTGGCTGTGGCACTGACCTGtggttgtgtttctgcagtgattaataaacaacaacacaagaacTTCACGTGTCTCAGACT GTTGAACAGGAGAAGAAGCAGCTCAGACAATGGacactga
- the LOC113163466 gene encoding OX-2 membrane glycoprotein-like isoform X2: protein MCGHRVILLYSHIFVFGVFQTDVSLTSVVQTHRTVTAAVGEEAHFSCQLMDSKDVLQVTWQKILPDQDKNMASYNKYFGQRVNSDFRDKVKFKDVGLKNCSIVMRNITEQDEGCYLCLFNCYPDGVLTGRTCLQLYELHEPILHVRESNSPEESVVSCSVTGRPAPTVTLTVSQQHLNLSHYHTVTVNNTDATVTVNTTAVLSGFHGDSIQVGCAVRVLSGPQKEVFVMIPEVEATSADGSDEEYESENRDFTWTPYVLLAVALTCGCVSAVINKQQHKNFTCLRLRRSSSDNGH, encoded by the exons ATGTGTGGCCATCGTGTGATTTTACTTTACAGTCACATCTTCGTGTTTGGAGTTTTTCAGACAG ATGTTTCTCTAACATCTGTGGTCCAGACTCATCGGACTGTGACGGCAGCTGTAGGAGAAGAGGCTCATTTCAGCTGTCAGCTCATGGACTCTAAAGATGTTCTTCAAGTCACATGGCAGAAAATTTTACCTGATCAGGACAAGAACATGGCTTCATACAATAAATACTTTGGTCAAAGAGTGAATTCAGACTTTAGAGATAAAGTGAAGTTTAAAGATGTTGGACTGAAGAACTGCTCCATAGTGATGAGAAATATAACAGAACAGGATGAAGgttgttatctgtgtttgtttaactgttacCCTGATGGGGTTCTAACAGGTAGAACCTGCCTCCAGCTCTATG agcTGCATGAGCCCATTCTACATGTCAGAGAATCCAACTCTCCTGAAGAGTCAGTTGTGTCCTGCTCAGTCACAGGTCGACCTGCTCCCACAGTAACACTGACTGTCTCACAACAACACCTCAACTTGTCTCACTACCACACGGTGACCGTCAACAACACCGACGCTACAGTCACCGTCAACACCACGGCTGTGCTGtctggtttccatggtgacagcATCCAGGTTGGATGTGCAGTGAGAGTCCTCTCTGGTCCTCAGAAAGAGGTGTTTGTGATGATTCCTGAGGTCGAAGCGACGTCTGCTGATG gATCTGATGAAGAATATGAGTCTGAAAACAGAGACTTCA catggACTCCATATGTTCTATTGGCTGTGGCACTGACCTGtggttgtgtttctgcagtgattaataaacaacaacacaagaacTTCACGTGTCTCAGACT GAGAAGAAGCAGCTCAGACAATGGacactga
- the LOC113163466 gene encoding OX-2 membrane glycoprotein-like isoform X3, whose translation MCGHRVILLYSHIFVFGVFQTDVSLTSVVQTHRTVTAAVGEEAHFSCQLMDSKDVLQVTWQKILPDQDKNMASYNKYFGQRVNSDFRDKVKFKDVGLKNCSIVMRNITEQDEGCYLCLFNCYPDGVLTGRTCLQLYELHEPILHVRESNSPEESVVSCSVTGRPAPTVTLTVSQQHLNLSHYHTVTVNNTDATVTVNTTAVLSGFHGDSIQVGCAVRVLSGPQKEVFVMIPEVEATSADGSDEEYESENRDFMINKQQHKNFTCLRLLNRRRSSSDNGH comes from the exons ATGTGTGGCCATCGTGTGATTTTACTTTACAGTCACATCTTCGTGTTTGGAGTTTTTCAGACAG ATGTTTCTCTAACATCTGTGGTCCAGACTCATCGGACTGTGACGGCAGCTGTAGGAGAAGAGGCTCATTTCAGCTGTCAGCTCATGGACTCTAAAGATGTTCTTCAAGTCACATGGCAGAAAATTTTACCTGATCAGGACAAGAACATGGCTTCATACAATAAATACTTTGGTCAAAGAGTGAATTCAGACTTTAGAGATAAAGTGAAGTTTAAAGATGTTGGACTGAAGAACTGCTCCATAGTGATGAGAAATATAACAGAACAGGATGAAGgttgttatctgtgtttgtttaactgttacCCTGATGGGGTTCTAACAGGTAGAACCTGCCTCCAGCTCTATG agcTGCATGAGCCCATTCTACATGTCAGAGAATCCAACTCTCCTGAAGAGTCAGTTGTGTCCTGCTCAGTCACAGGTCGACCTGCTCCCACAGTAACACTGACTGTCTCACAACAACACCTCAACTTGTCTCACTACCACACGGTGACCGTCAACAACACCGACGCTACAGTCACCGTCAACACCACGGCTGTGCTGtctggtttccatggtgacagcATCCAGGTTGGATGTGCAGTGAGAGTCCTCTCTGGTCCTCAGAAAGAGGTGTTTGTGATGATTCCTGAGGTCGAAGCGACGTCTGCTGATG gATCTGATGAAGAATATGAGTCTGAAAACAGAGACTTCA tgattaataaacaacaacacaagaacTTCACGTGTCTCAGACT GTTGAACAGGAGAAGAAGCAGCTCAGACAATGGacactga
- the LOC113163466 gene encoding OX-2 membrane glycoprotein-like isoform X4 yields MCGHRVILLYSHIFVFGVFQTDVSLTSVVQTHRTVTAAVGEEAHFSCQLMDSKDVLQVTWQKILPDQDKNMASYNKYFGQRVNSDFRDKVKFKDVGLKNCSIVMRNITEQDEGCYLCLFNCYPDGVLTGRTCLQLYELHEPILHVRESNSPEESVVSCSVTGRPAPTVTLTVSQQHLNLSHYHTVTVNNTDATVTVNTTAVLSGFHGDSIQVGCAVRVLSGPQKEVFVMIPEVEATSADGSDEEYESENRDFMINKQQHKNFTCLRLRRSSSDNGH; encoded by the exons ATGTGTGGCCATCGTGTGATTTTACTTTACAGTCACATCTTCGTGTTTGGAGTTTTTCAGACAG ATGTTTCTCTAACATCTGTGGTCCAGACTCATCGGACTGTGACGGCAGCTGTAGGAGAAGAGGCTCATTTCAGCTGTCAGCTCATGGACTCTAAAGATGTTCTTCAAGTCACATGGCAGAAAATTTTACCTGATCAGGACAAGAACATGGCTTCATACAATAAATACTTTGGTCAAAGAGTGAATTCAGACTTTAGAGATAAAGTGAAGTTTAAAGATGTTGGACTGAAGAACTGCTCCATAGTGATGAGAAATATAACAGAACAGGATGAAGgttgttatctgtgtttgtttaactgttacCCTGATGGGGTTCTAACAGGTAGAACCTGCCTCCAGCTCTATG agcTGCATGAGCCCATTCTACATGTCAGAGAATCCAACTCTCCTGAAGAGTCAGTTGTGTCCTGCTCAGTCACAGGTCGACCTGCTCCCACAGTAACACTGACTGTCTCACAACAACACCTCAACTTGTCTCACTACCACACGGTGACCGTCAACAACACCGACGCTACAGTCACCGTCAACACCACGGCTGTGCTGtctggtttccatggtgacagcATCCAGGTTGGATGTGCAGTGAGAGTCCTCTCTGGTCCTCAGAAAGAGGTGTTTGTGATGATTCCTGAGGTCGAAGCGACGTCTGCTGATG gATCTGATGAAGAATATGAGTCTGAAAACAGAGACTTCA tgattaataaacaacaacacaagaacTTCACGTGTCTCAGACT GAGAAGAAGCAGCTCAGACAATGGacactga
- the LOC113163466 gene encoding OX-2 membrane glycoprotein-like isoform X5 — protein MCGHRVILLYSHIFVFGVFQTDVSLTSVVQTHRTVTAAVGEEAHFSCQLMDSKDVLQVTWQKILPDQDKNMASYNKYFGQRVNSDFRDKVKFKDVGLKNCSIVMRNITEQDEGCYLCLFNCYPDGVLTGRTCLQLYELHEPILHVRESNSPEESVVSCSVTGRPAPTVTLTVSQQHLNLSHYHTVTVNNTDATVTVNTTAVLSGFHGDSIQVGCAVRVLSGPQKEVFVMIPEVEATSADGSDEEYESENRDFS, from the exons ATGTGTGGCCATCGTGTGATTTTACTTTACAGTCACATCTTCGTGTTTGGAGTTTTTCAGACAG ATGTTTCTCTAACATCTGTGGTCCAGACTCATCGGACTGTGACGGCAGCTGTAGGAGAAGAGGCTCATTTCAGCTGTCAGCTCATGGACTCTAAAGATGTTCTTCAAGTCACATGGCAGAAAATTTTACCTGATCAGGACAAGAACATGGCTTCATACAATAAATACTTTGGTCAAAGAGTGAATTCAGACTTTAGAGATAAAGTGAAGTTTAAAGATGTTGGACTGAAGAACTGCTCCATAGTGATGAGAAATATAACAGAACAGGATGAAGgttgttatctgtgtttgtttaactgttacCCTGATGGGGTTCTAACAGGTAGAACCTGCCTCCAGCTCTATG agcTGCATGAGCCCATTCTACATGTCAGAGAATCCAACTCTCCTGAAGAGTCAGTTGTGTCCTGCTCAGTCACAGGTCGACCTGCTCCCACAGTAACACTGACTGTCTCACAACAACACCTCAACTTGTCTCACTACCACACGGTGACCGTCAACAACACCGACGCTACAGTCACCGTCAACACCACGGCTGTGCTGtctggtttccatggtgacagcATCCAGGTTGGATGTGCAGTGAGAGTCCTCTCTGGTCCTCAGAAAGAGGTGTTTGTGATGATTCCTGAGGTCGAAGCGACGTCTGCTGATG gATCTGATGAAGAATATGAGTCTGAAAACAGAGACTTCA GTTGA
- the LOC117152830 gene encoding uncharacterized protein LOC117152830 isoform X2 encodes MDGWTLCFVLLLPLTVCSDSEAEDSGNFTCECSQLDGTFILHLNVTVEEEEESTISSGPTFSGSSEMTLIPLLIGVTLIMTMSGVILGFIHRQLSHGINRRRLHAQRSRPNMEPQDIEPYSTFIRRESGLYSTIKIHPSNNNANNSKLLMMKMI; translated from the exons atggatggatggactctgtgttttgttctgcttcTCCCACTAACTGTGTGTTCTGATAGTGAAG CAGAGGACAGTGGGAACTTCACCTGTGAGTGTTCACAACTTGATGGAACATTCATTCTCCATCTCAACGTCACTGTGGAAG AGGAAGAAGAATCCACTATCTCCAGTGGTCCTACATTCAGTGGTTCTTCAGAAATGACACTCATTCCTCTTTTGATTGGTGTAACACTTATCATGACTATGTCTGGAGTGATCCTGGGATTCATCCACAGACAACTAAGTCACGG AATTAACAGAAGACGACTACATGCACAGAGGAGTCGACCGAACATG GAGCCACAAGACATTGAGCCGTACAGCACCTTCATACGGAGAGAAAGTGGCCTTTATTCAACCATCAAAATACACCCGTCGAACAACAATGCTAATAATTCAAAACTattgatgatgaaaatgatttag
- the LOC117152830 gene encoding uncharacterized protein LOC117152830 isoform X1 encodes MDGWTLCFVLLLPLTLCSDSEVTLVKTLGSKPDVTELCSNETMNIITLIICRISTERSRGEQCRLAYYYGKGFEHECGSKFRLMSENQTVFLHLINLTAEDSGNFTCECSQLDGTFILHLNVTVEEEEESTISSGPTFSGSSEMTLIPLLIGVTLIMTMSGVILGFIHRQLSHGINRRRLHAQRSRPNMEPQDIEPYSTFIRRESGLYSTIKIHPSNNNANNSKLLMMKMI; translated from the exons atggatggatggactctgtgttttgttctgcttcTCCCACTAACTCTGTGTTCTGATAGTGAAG TGACTCTTGTTAAAACTCTTGGCAGTAAACCAGATGTCACTGAACTTTGCTCCAATGAAACGATGaacatcatcacactgattaTATGTAGGATcagcacagagaggagcagaggagaacagTGTCGTCTGGCATATTACTATGGAAAGGGCTTTGAACATGAATGTGGCTCCAAATTCAGACTAATGTCAGAGAATCAGACTGTATTTCTCCACCTGATCAATTTAACAGCAGAGGACAGTGGGAACTTCACCTGTGAGTGTTCACAACTTGATGGAACATTCATTCTCCATCTCAACGTCACTGTGGAAG AGGAAGAAGAATCCACTATCTCCAGTGGTCCTACATTCAGTGGTTCTTCAGAAATGACACTCATTCCTCTTTTGATTGGTGTAACACTTATCATGACTATGTCTGGAGTGATCCTGGGATTCATCCACAGACAACTAAGTCACGG AATTAACAGAAGACGACTACATGCACAGAGGAGTCGACCGAACATG GAGCCACAAGACATTGAGCCGTACAGCACCTTCATACGGAGAGAAAGTGGCCTTTATTCAACCATCAAAATACACCCGTCGAACAACAATGCTAATAATTCAAAACTattgatgatgaaaatgatttag